In the genome of Pirellulales bacterium, one region contains:
- the atpE gene encoding ATP synthase F0 subunit C, translated as MDLGSAIGAGIVLLGAGFGIGRIGQSAVESMARQPEVADKIQGAMIVSAALIEGATFFALLVCLLRIFIK; from the coding sequence ATGGACCTGGGAAGTGCGATTGGCGCTGGCATCGTATTGTTGGGCGCAGGTTTTGGCATTGGGCGGATTGGCCAGTCAGCCGTAGAAAGCATGGCTCGTCAGCCGGAAGTGGCTGACAAGATTCAAGGTGCGATGATCGTGTCGGCGGCGTTGATCGAAGGTGCTACATTCTTCGCGCTGCTGGTTTGCTTGTTGCGGATTTTCATCAAGTAG
- the atpF gene encoding F0F1 ATP synthase subunit B, translating to MVRLVGRWTLGRFCMALAIWVLAALTVAFGAGRMAIAAEHGVADAPAETGSHQEETPNPLVWKTDLAIFTFLVFLILFFVLKKFAWGPISQSLDQRERNIAENIAAAQRAQDEAKEMLGQYEKKLAGAADQVREMLDEARRDAEHTKQQIVAEAKAAARAEQDRAMRDIRTATDAAVKELSERSTDLAIELAGKVIATKLSPDERSRLVQESLTKFAAATPSEN from the coding sequence ATGGTTCGTCTTGTTGGGCGATGGACGCTGGGACGCTTCTGCATGGCGCTTGCGATATGGGTGCTAGCTGCGCTGACCGTCGCGTTTGGCGCGGGACGCATGGCGATCGCTGCCGAGCACGGCGTCGCGGATGCTCCAGCGGAAACGGGCTCGCACCAGGAGGAAACGCCGAATCCGCTTGTATGGAAAACGGATTTGGCGATTTTCACGTTCTTGGTTTTCCTAATCTTGTTCTTTGTGCTCAAGAAATTCGCCTGGGGCCCGATTTCGCAATCGCTTGATCAACGGGAGCGTAATATTGCCGAGAACATTGCCGCGGCACAGCGAGCACAAGATGAAGCCAAGGAGATGCTCGGCCAGTATGAAAAGAAGCTCGCCGGAGCAGCCGATCAGGTCCGTGAGATGCTCGACGAAGCTCGACGAGATGCCGAGCATACAAAACAACAGATCGTGGCTGAGGCAAAAGCTGCGGCCCGAGCCGAACAGGACCGCGCAATGCGCGACATTCGGACGGCGACCGATGCGGCCGTCAAGGAGTTGTCGGAACGTAGCACCGATCTGGCAATCGAACTCGCCGGCAAAGTCATTGCGACAAAACTGTCTCCCGACGAACGTTCGCGACTCGTTCAAGAATCGCTGACGAAATTTGCTGCAGCGACGCCAAGTGAGAATTGA
- the atpH gene encoding ATP synthase F1 subunit delta produces MEHPSLTTPRLFSRLPTYDMGAWRAASVYAQALVAAAEEAEPKQTDAVLQEFDSLVDDVLNRLPKLEGVLSSGFVDEHIKETMLEKAFANRASPMFVNFLKVVARHGRLDMLRLIHLAFHFQYNEVRNRVLVIVSTAEPLDAAGEQRIAAAVANRLNSQPILQKQVHPELIGGIVLRVGDRVFDGSISTQLKRLREKMLSRSVHEIQSRRDRFSSPEGN; encoded by the coding sequence ATGGAACACCCAAGCCTGACAACGCCGAGACTGTTTTCGCGCCTGCCCACGTATGATATGGGCGCGTGGCGAGCGGCGTCGGTGTATGCGCAGGCGTTGGTTGCGGCGGCGGAAGAAGCTGAGCCAAAGCAAACAGATGCCGTGCTGCAAGAGTTCGATTCACTTGTCGATGACGTATTGAATCGGTTGCCGAAGCTCGAAGGAGTGCTGTCATCCGGCTTTGTCGATGAGCACATCAAGGAGACGATGCTTGAAAAGGCATTTGCCAATCGCGCCTCTCCGATGTTTGTCAATTTTTTGAAGGTCGTCGCGAGGCATGGCCGGCTCGATATGCTGCGGCTGATTCATTTGGCATTCCATTTTCAATATAACGAAGTGCGCAATCGAGTGTTGGTGATAGTCAGCACCGCCGAGCCGCTCGATGCCGCCGGCGAGCAGCGCATCGCCGCTGCCGTCGCCAATCGGCTGAATTCTCAGCCAATTTTGCAGAAACAAGTTCATCCCGAGCTGATCGGCGGCATTGTGCTACGGGTCGGCGATCGGGTGTTTGACGGGTCCATTTCGACGCAGCTCAAGCGGCTGCGCGAAAAAATGTTGAGTAGGAGCGTTCATGAAATTCAAAGCCGACGAGATCGCTTCAGTTCTCCAGAAGGAAATTGA
- a CDS encoding F0F1 ATP synthase subunit alpha produces MKFKADEIASVLQKEIEQYQSQIDVREVGRVLEVGDGIARVYGLSGVMAGEMVEFPNGTNGLAFNLEENSVGVIILGDYLEIEEGNEVRSTGRLLSVPVGDAVVGRVLDPLGNPLDGKGPVVTSERRPVEFLAPGVAERQPVREPLQTGIKAIDAMTPIGRGQRELIIGDRKTGKTAVGIDAIINQKNSGVKCFYVAVGQKDSSVANTIEALRKHGAMDYTTVILSGASSPAPLQYVAPYAGTAMAEYFMYNGQHALIVYDDLSKQAQAYRQLSLLLRRPPGREAYPGDIFYAHSRLLERSAKLSDALGGGSLTSLPIIETLEGEVSAYIPTNVISITDGQIYLQPNLFFAGIRPAMNVGISVSRVGGAAQIKAMKKVAGGLRLDLAAFRELEAFAQLGTDLDAATQARLDRGYRMVELLKQGQYVPMDVVDEVMIIYAGTRGHLDQVPRSEVRDWENAFLTFMADQKPEIRQKIVDTKDLDSDTEKALLAAIGEFKAQWAGKKKEPALARV; encoded by the coding sequence ATGAAATTCAAAGCCGACGAGATCGCTTCAGTTCTCCAGAAGGAAATTGAGCAATACCAATCGCAGATCGACGTCCGCGAAGTCGGGCGCGTGCTGGAGGTCGGTGACGGCATCGCGCGCGTCTACGGCTTGTCGGGCGTCATGGCCGGTGAGATGGTCGAGTTTCCCAATGGCACGAACGGGCTGGCGTTCAACCTCGAAGAGAACTCGGTCGGTGTCATCATTCTGGGCGATTACCTGGAGATTGAAGAAGGCAACGAAGTGCGCAGCACGGGACGGTTGCTCAGCGTCCCGGTTGGCGATGCCGTCGTCGGCCGCGTGCTCGATCCGCTGGGTAATCCGCTCGATGGAAAGGGACCGGTTGTCACCAGCGAGCGTCGCCCCGTCGAATTTTTGGCACCCGGTGTCGCCGAGCGTCAGCCGGTGCGCGAGCCGCTACAAACGGGTATTAAGGCCATCGATGCCATGACGCCGATTGGACGCGGGCAACGCGAACTGATCATCGGCGACCGAAAAACGGGCAAGACGGCGGTCGGTATTGATGCGATCATTAATCAGAAAAACAGCGGCGTAAAGTGCTTCTATGTGGCCGTGGGCCAGAAAGACTCGTCGGTCGCCAATACAATCGAGGCTCTTCGCAAGCACGGCGCAATGGACTACACGACGGTGATCCTGTCGGGAGCGAGTTCGCCGGCTCCCTTGCAATATGTCGCGCCCTACGCCGGCACTGCAATGGCCGAATATTTCATGTACAACGGCCAGCATGCGCTCATCGTATACGACGACTTGTCAAAGCAGGCCCAAGCCTATCGCCAGTTGTCGCTGCTGCTTAGGCGTCCGCCGGGGCGCGAGGCATACCCTGGCGACATTTTTTACGCCCACAGTCGCTTGCTCGAACGTTCCGCCAAGCTCAGCGATGCGCTTGGAGGCGGCTCGCTCACCTCGTTGCCAATTATCGAAACGCTGGAAGGCGAGGTATCGGCCTATATTCCGACCAACGTGATTTCGATTACCGATGGCCAGATCTACTTGCAGCCGAACTTGTTCTTTGCCGGCATTCGTCCTGCAATGAATGTCGGCATTTCGGTAAGTCGCGTCGGCGGCGCCGCTCAAATCAAGGCGATGAAGAAGGTCGCCGGCGGCTTACGCCTCGACCTGGCGGCCTTCCGCGAGTTGGAAGCATTTGCCCAATTGGGAACCGATCTCGACGCGGCGACACAGGCCCGTCTCGATCGCGGCTACCGGATGGTCGAACTGCTTAAGCAAGGCCAGTACGTCCCGATGGACGTCGTCGATGAAGTGATGATCATTTATGCCGGCACTCGCGGCCACCTAGATCAAGTGCCGCGAAGCGAAGTACGCGACTGGGAAAATGCATTCCTCACATTCATGGCTGACCAAAAGCCCGAAATTCGTCAAAAGATCGTCGATACGAAGGATCTGGATAGCGATACAGAAAAAGCCCTGCTCGCTGCGATTGGCGAGTTCAAAGCTCAATGGGCAGGTAAGAAGAAGGAACCAGCACTGGCGAGGGTTTAG